A window of Paenibacillus polygoni contains these coding sequences:
- a CDS encoding Z-ring formation inhibitor MciZ yields the protein MKSYKTHESLYMTGQAHQIMNTLRHWLSDYGPEMQVIDLIRKPQHLLPLIRNRK from the coding sequence GAAAAGCTATAAAACACATGAATCGCTATATATGACCGGACAGGCACATCAGATTATGAATACGCTCAGACACTGGTTGTCAGATTACGGACCAGAGATGCAGGTAATTGACCTCATTCGAAAGCCTCAACATCTATTACCCTTAATTCGAAATCGTAAATAA